Proteins co-encoded in one Heterodontus francisci isolate sHetFra1 unplaced genomic scaffold, sHetFra1.hap1 HAP1_SCAFFOLD_323, whole genome shotgun sequence genomic window:
- the ncapd2 gene encoding condensin complex subunit 1: MKGGRRRLVENERRAAVGEREATVMIQTGKRERRSGAGGRASKDASTGMAFEFVIPRARADLLRSGRERQYVVEEVLPLRQLPDQIQAFQSAFRSRGPLAVLEHFDSLYSVLSQFKDVDPGLQEKTLDLVVKAVSRHSSDLPGVLADTTLTPSDHLEHLNTLKMNCYLLTQFIEAFEDLNYRQELANMGPTGKVRKLKLKSWEFDWETDRMAAVQVLGQLLQVDVCRLWSIGQVEEEFSRLITCCCYHILENSSIGHAKNKSTREAVAHLLAMMIKRYNHMLGATLDVIQLLQHSEQLAPVLVHVVTIWATEYGLKSIVGEIMREIGRNGAGEPGRESSGARSFAAFLAELAERIPEVMIPNISLIVDLLNGESYALRNAVLSAMGQMVTRVLSGPQLDGPARETRDRFLDALQLHLHDVHAFVRSRALQVLTHVVQEKALPLKRFQAVVTLATGRLCDKSVNVCKYAIQLLGAILANNPFTWKLSIAELNSAYEKELLKLSQLREKQQGQIPALLLEPGEEWAAMQPEVLSTIHDELEGEEASESEREAIAPGDTASTVCCRVHHLLKGAKYKRAVQLTLDARERYPDTAPFAVEDLDESGESPRVARLLRTMAACFEDTEEAGAELQAPREQPDEGVPQPSGPDEGVPQPSELDKQEVLVQYLREGLTFTGKIEGAIEIVVKFLSSKNPSVVQEAIQFFLTISEFGISQALVGMREMLPLVWSKEAGVKEAVAACVPENAIFHYGGIENKSKDVIEGVGETTSRILCAVLGSPYLRNDVNASRPGMSGLSYEESCLIVHHYSRLDVAALQSLDLFRWLWDRFALSIACLGKDWIGQAFEMFVLGRSLSVPLAPHSEGCELLSFGMAEQAIWDPCPTPAPVSNLESGAEMACPLTT, translated from the exons ATGAAAGGCGGGCGTCGGCGATTGGTGGAGAATGAAAGGCGGGCggcggttggagagagagaggcgaCCGTTATGATTCAAACCGGGAAGCGGGAAAGGCGGTCGGGAGCGGGCGGGCGAGCGAGCAAGGACGCCAGCACCGGGATGGCCTTCGAGTTCGTGATTCCCCGGGCCCGGGCCGACCTGCTGAGGAGCGGGAGGGAGAGGCAGTACGTGGTGGAGgaggtgctgcccctccgacagctgcCCGATCAGATCCAGG CTTTTCAGTCGGCTTTCCGGAGCAGAGGGCCCTTGGCGGTGCTCGAGCATTTTGACTCGCTGTATAGTGTCCTGAG TCAGTTCAAAGATGTGGATCCCGGATTGCAGGAAAAGACGCTGGACCTCGTGGTGAAAG CCGTCTCCCGACACTCCAGTGACCTCCCGGGGGTCCTGGCTGACACGACGCTGACCCCATCAGACCACCTGGAACACCTGAACACACTGAAGATGAATTGCTACTTGCTCACACAGTTCATCGAGGCCTTTGAGGACTTGAACTACAGACAGGAGCTGGCAAACATGGGGCCCACTGGCAAG GTGCGCAAACTGAAGCTCAAGTCCTGGGAGTTTGACTGGGAGACGGACCGGATGGCGGCCGTGCAGGTCCTGGGCCAGCTGCTGCAGGTGGACGTTTGCAGGCTCTGGAGCATCGGGCAGGTGGAGGAGGAGTTCAGCCG CCTCATCACCTGTTGTTGCTACCACATCCTGGAGAATTCCAGCATCGGACATGCGAAGAACAAGTCTACACGCGAGGCTGTGGCCCATCTCTTGGCCATGATGATCAAACGTTACAACCACATGCTGG GGGCCACGCTTGACGTCATCCAGCTGCTGCAGCACAGTGAGCAGCTGGCCCCGGTCCTGGTGCACGTGGTCACCATCTGGGCCACCGAGTATGGGCTGAAGTCCATCGTGGGGGAGATCATGAG GGAAATTGGGCGGAACGGAGCCGGGGAGCCCGGCCGCGAGTCCTCCGGGGCACGGTCCTTCGCCGCGTTCCTGGCGGAACTGGCCGAGAGGATTCCCGAGGTCATGATTCCAAACATCAGCCTGATCGTGGACTTGCTGAACGGCGAG AGTTACGCCCTGCGCAACGCGGTGCTGTCCGCCATGGGCCAGATGGTGACCCGGGTGCTGAGCGGGCCCCAGCTGGACGGGCCGGCGCGCGAGACCCGCGACCGCTTCCTGGACGCGTTGCAGCTTCACCTCCACGACGTCCACGCTTTCGTCCGCAGCCGCGCTCTCCAGGTCCTGACGCACGTCGTCCAGGAGAAG GCTCTCCCTCTGAAACGCTTCCAGGCGGTGGTCACCCTGGCAACGGGCAGACTCTGCGACAAGTCAGTCAATGTCTGCAAGTATGCCATCCAACTGCTGGGGGCCATTTTGGCCAACAACCCCTTCACGTGGAAG CTCAGCATTGCCGAACTAAATTCTGCGTATGAGAAAGAGCTGCTGAAGTTGTCCCAACTGAGGGAAAAACAGCAGGGACAGATTCCAG CCCTGCTGTTGGAGCCAGGCGAAGAATGGGCTGCCATGCAGCCGGAGGTCCTGTCGACAATACACGACGAGCTGGAGGGGGAGGAGGCGTCGGAGTCGGAGAGAGAGGCCATCGCGCCTGGTGACACTGCCTCCACCGTCTGCTGCCGCgtccaccatcttctgaaggggGCCAAGTACAA GCGTGCGGTCCAACTGACGCTGGACGCCAGGGAGCGATATCCGGATACAGCCCCGTTCGCAGTGGAGGATCTggatgagagcggagagagtcctcGTGTTGCCCGCCTGCTGAGGACTATGGCTGCCTGCTTTGAAG ATACAGAGGAGGCGGGGGCGGAACTGCAGGCGCCGAGAGAGCAGCCGGACGAGGGCGTCCCGCAGCCTTCCGGGCCGGACGAGGGTGTCCCGCAACCCTCCGAGCTGGACAAGCAGGAAGTCCTGGTGCAGTACCTGAGAGAGGGCCTGACGTTCACCGGGAAAATCGAGGGCGCCATCGAGATCGTTGTCAAATTCCTGAGCTCCAAAAATCCCTCCG TGGTACAGGAGGCTATCCAATTCTTTCTGACCATTTCCGAGTTCGGGATCTCCCAGGCGCTGGTGGGAATGCGCGAGATGCTGCCGCTAGTCTGGTCCAAGGAGGCTGGCGTTAAGGAGGCAGTA GCAGCATGTGTTCCAGAGAATGCTATCTTTCATTacggaggaattgaaaataaaagtaaggatgtcatcgagggcgttggtgagaccacatctcgaatactctgtgcagttttgggttctccttatttaaggaatgatgtgaaTGCGTCAAGAccgggaatgagcgggttgtcttatgaggaaag ttgtttaattgtccaccactattcacgactggatgtggcagcattGCAGAGCCTTGATCtgttccgttggttgtgggatcgcttcgctttgtctatcgcatgcctcGGGAAGGACTGGA TTGGACAGGCTTTTGAGATGTTTGTGCTGGGtcggtctctgtctgtccctctcgctCCTCATTCAGAGGGATGTGAGTTGTTATCgtttggaatggcggagcaggctatatGGGATCCATGTCCGACTCCTGCTCCCGTTTCCAATCTTGAATCGGGCGCGGAGATGGCTTGTCCCCTGACCACTTAG